Proteins encoded by one window of Geobacter sp. DSM 9736:
- a CDS encoding HAD family phosphatase, translated as MLAAVIFDFDGIIVDTEPIHYRAFQEVLVPLGLGYPWTDYLDRYIGFDDRDAFREAFRARGESLSEDHLYQLIGEKARAFNRVISSGVEPYPGVVELILSLVETVPVALCSGALRSDIAPILQQLKLTNAFGVIVTADDVPTSKPDPASYRLALQRLISRFPDSSISAESSIAIEDTPAGIASARGAGLQVLGVTNSYPADKLSGACKVVETLAGIDYPELNSLLSRP; from the coding sequence ATGCTTGCGGCGGTCATTTTCGATTTTGACGGGATCATTGTGGACACCGAGCCAATACACTACAGGGCGTTCCAGGAGGTGCTCGTTCCTCTTGGTCTGGGTTACCCCTGGACGGATTATCTCGACCGGTATATCGGCTTCGATGACCGTGACGCCTTTCGTGAAGCTTTTCGTGCACGTGGGGAATCTTTATCCGAGGATCATCTATACCAGCTCATCGGCGAGAAGGCGCGTGCTTTCAACCGGGTAATATCCTCCGGAGTCGAACCATATCCGGGTGTTGTGGAACTGATACTTTCACTTGTTGAAACGGTCCCGGTGGCGCTGTGCAGCGGAGCATTGCGCTCCGACATCGCCCCGATTCTGCAGCAGCTCAAACTTACGAATGCTTTCGGTGTAATCGTTACTGCCGATGATGTCCCGACCAGTAAACCAGATCCGGCAAGTTACCGCCTCGCTTTGCAAAGGCTCATATCGCGGTTTCCGGATAGTAGTATATCTGCTGAGTCAAGCATCGCCATCGAGGATACTCCTGCAGGAATCGCCTCCGCTCGGGGTGCGGGTCTTCAGGTGCTGGGGGTGACGAACAGTTATCCCGCCGATAAGCTCAGTGGAGCGTGCAAAGTAGTTGAGACCTTGGCGGGCATAGATTATCCGGAGCTGAACAGCCTCCTTTCCCGCCCTTGA
- a CDS encoding VanZ family protein has protein sequence MISNGTSGRYFQLPAWTFLICWIVGLTLLSLVPSPPTPNVGFLSWDKFQHAAAFAVLTLLIAFSLGECVAGRTRRWAYAALFAIGYGAGIEIAQELFTVTRTAEWGDLVADFVGAGSVAVSVMITTARPKRNHPACIVGLSVLLLTATTVHAEVPKFFNLSTVKREAVRIRSEAGELVSYPLDTEDGGGWWMLAAAGATGLTYLLDYDIRDRVRERKSSSLDKAAKVGSAIGNPFAHLGVAAAFYVGGAVADSPKYREMGEMLGEAALLADASTLFLKQIIGRGRPLVTEDKGSFRPLHFRSDYDSLPSMHTSSSFAMASILAAASESWLTKLLYYGSATFVGFSRVYQDKHWASDIVLGAAIGELCGRVVMETHVRKEKAFFLSPAVSGDVVTLTFVSRW, from the coding sequence ATGATCAGTAACGGTACGTCAGGAAGATACTTCCAGCTTCCGGCCTGGACTTTCCTGATATGCTGGATTGTCGGGTTAACGCTCTTATCACTCGTTCCATCTCCTCCGACACCGAATGTGGGGTTCCTCTCCTGGGACAAGTTTCAGCATGCCGCTGCATTCGCCGTGTTGACGCTGCTTATTGCATTTTCCCTCGGTGAATGTGTCGCCGGCAGAACCCGCCGCTGGGCTTACGCGGCACTATTTGCAATCGGATACGGCGCCGGCATCGAGATCGCCCAAGAGCTGTTTACTGTCACCAGGACGGCGGAATGGGGGGATCTTGTTGCTGATTTTGTGGGAGCAGGTTCGGTGGCCGTATCTGTAATGATTACAACAGCTCGGCCGAAGCGCAACCACCCCGCATGCATCGTTGGTCTTTCGGTGCTGCTTCTGACGGCAACGACGGTGCATGCCGAGGTTCCAAAGTTTTTCAACCTCTCCACAGTAAAGCGGGAGGCTGTCCGTATTAGGTCGGAAGCGGGTGAACTGGTCTCCTATCCGCTTGATACCGAAGACGGAGGGGGATGGTGGATGCTTGCCGCCGCCGGCGCCACCGGACTTACATATCTTCTCGACTACGACATCAGGGACCGGGTTCGTGAACGCAAAAGCTCTTCACTGGACAAGGCTGCAAAGGTGGGGAGTGCTATCGGTAACCCGTTCGCTCATCTCGGGGTCGCCGCCGCTTTCTATGTCGGAGGGGCAGTGGCCGACTCTCCCAAATACCGGGAGATGGGAGAAATGCTCGGGGAGGCGGCGCTCTTGGCCGACGCCTCCACCCTTTTCCTTAAACAGATTATCGGCAGGGGACGACCTCTCGTAACGGAAGACAAGGGAAGTTTCAGGCCGCTCCACTTCAGGTCCGATTACGATTCCCTCCCCTCCATGCATACGTCCAGCTCGTTTGCCATGGCTTCGATTCTTGCGGCTGCCAGCGAAAGCTGGCTCACCAAGCTTCTCTACTACGGTTCAGCCACCTTCGTAGGGTTTTCCCGGGTCTATCAGGACAAGCACTGGGCAAGTGATATCGTCCTTGGTGCAGCAATCGGGGAGTTGTGCGGGAGGGTCGTGATGGAGACGCATGTGAGGAAGGAAAAAGCTTTTTTTCTCTCCCCCGCTGTTTCGGGGGATGTCGTCACGCTGACGTTCGTCAGCCGATGGTAG
- a CDS encoding thiamine pyrophosphate-dependent enzyme translates to MKQVFHRPESLKDVQTHFCPGCHHGTIHRLVAEAIDEFQVQSRTIGVASVGCSVFLYGYFDVDVVESPHGRAAAVATGVKRARPDSFVFTYQGDGDLAAIGTSEIIHAANRGEGITVFFVNNAIYGMTGGQMAPTTLVGQTTSTSPYGRKQEKDGAPLRMAELLAQLEGVAFSARVAVNTPKNLMDAKKQIKKAFRYQVENRGFSFIEALSACPTNWGMSPLAANERVGSEMSGYFPLGTFKNSADF, encoded by the coding sequence ATGAAGCAGGTATTTCATAGGCCTGAAAGTTTGAAAGATGTACAGACACATTTCTGCCCGGGGTGCCACCATGGGACAATCCATAGGCTGGTGGCTGAAGCCATAGATGAGTTTCAGGTTCAGAGCAGGACTATCGGAGTAGCATCAGTCGGATGTTCCGTCTTTCTTTACGGCTACTTTGATGTAGATGTGGTGGAATCTCCCCATGGGCGTGCAGCTGCAGTCGCCACTGGTGTCAAGCGGGCCAGGCCTGATTCCTTTGTTTTCACCTATCAGGGAGATGGAGATCTCGCAGCGATAGGTACCTCTGAAATCATTCACGCGGCGAATCGCGGCGAAGGCATCACAGTCTTTTTTGTGAACAACGCCATCTATGGTATGACCGGTGGCCAAATGGCGCCGACGACGCTTGTGGGGCAAACTACTTCAACTTCTCCCTATGGACGAAAGCAGGAAAAGGATGGCGCTCCCCTCAGAATGGCGGAACTGCTTGCTCAACTGGAAGGAGTAGCGTTTTCCGCTCGCGTAGCCGTCAATACTCCAAAGAATCTGATGGACGCAAAGAAGCAGATCAAGAAGGCCTTCCGGTACCAGGTGGAGAACCGCGGATTCTCCTTTATCGAGGCGCTTTCTGCATGTCCCACGAATTGGGGAATGTCACCTCTTGCGGCAAACGAGAGGGTAGGATCTGAGATGAGCGGATATTTTCCTTTGGGGACCTTTAAAAACTCTGCCGATTTCTAA
- a CDS encoding 4Fe-4S dicluster domain-containing protein, translating into MAKVVIEELRCKGCGLCTLACNRELIALSDRFNLQGYTPALVSDMTKCTGCALCAEICPDVAITVFK; encoded by the coding sequence ATGGCAAAAGTAGTGATCGAGGAACTTCGTTGCAAAGGATGCGGGTTATGTACATTGGCTTGCAATCGTGAACTCATTGCCTTGAGCGACAGGTTCAACCTGCAGGGATATACTCCTGCTCTCGTCTCTGACATGACCAAATGCACCGGTTGCGCTCTTTGCGCAGAGATTTGCCCTGACGTCGCCATCACTGTTTTTAAATGA
- a CDS encoding SLBB domain-containing protein: MKNFFRCAVVCLLFCMSLSSAAAEQAIGYDDRAGDMRQGGLFDEAAGQFPQLGQQEESIFNSGSKPFAPQRGANPAFPSAGQGASPFGIRSQEEVIRQSQDQKPASPKPKIFLKAEAGDGLASLAWTTSGIHQKPGMVQPKFTIYYGIESGIYKKKIEVGSLTEFKLRGLKNRELYFIKVQVSIKGEDAGDTGGMSADLALSSNEVKVMPLPEEDLGSMLERSFRDKGVTLQDKAETEEFKRDLRQFGYEFFRNRLSGAVSSDAIPVGADYVIGPGDTLKVELWGTIQGRHELSVDRNGEIFVPRVGNVKVWGLNYAQAKDTIDKAISRYFKGYELNVTLGRLRSIQVFVVGEVEMPGTYAITSLGTVVNALSLAGGPSKNGSLRGITVSRSGKVIQEIDLYDMFLAGDRSKDIRLENGDTIFVPVIGPVAAVAGEVRRPGIYELKGKTTLPNLLSMAGGISAAGDQGRVQVERIEGNSSRIILDYEPKGQRFEDSMAGVEMQDRDMVKVFPVQKVFRRVVSLAGNVVRPGEYQLREGMRISDVLPSYEALLPDSYLHAAEIVRLVQPDFHKEAVTFNLQKALEGDPQENLLLHEQDTIRIFSRNEMEEAPAVAINGLVGKPGIYDFYPKMTVRDLVTAAGNIKRNAFLESAELTRVSIVGGGARTIRTNFNLEKALKGDPEHNLALQPDDTVIVRGVVEWAESVDRFVTLAGEVKFPGVYSITKGEKLSSVLKRAGGYTDKAYLKGAKFTRKSVQEIQQKRMNEVIARTENEILQKQGELSSLASSKEELEATKAALEGLMKSLEKLKGIKAEGRVVMRLSSLEELPKGPYDLELTGGDVLEIPQRSNVVNVMGQVYNPTSFVYVANRNVSSYLKSAGGPTRDAEKDDMYVIEADGSVSSRQNSSFGIAWDDHSRSWTFGGFMSRPLEPGDTLVVPQKLERIAWMREIKDITTILSQIALTAGVILAAGL, from the coding sequence ATGAAAAACTTTTTTCGTTGCGCCGTTGTTTGCCTGCTTTTCTGTATGTCCCTTTCTTCTGCAGCCGCAGAACAAGCGATCGGCTATGACGACCGTGCCGGTGACATGCGGCAGGGGGGACTTTTCGACGAGGCAGCAGGCCAGTTTCCACAGTTGGGGCAGCAAGAGGAAAGCATTTTCAATAGCGGGTCGAAGCCGTTCGCACCACAAAGGGGCGCCAATCCCGCTTTTCCTTCAGCCGGCCAAGGGGCGTCCCCTTTCGGTATTAGATCACAGGAAGAGGTGATACGGCAGTCCCAGGATCAGAAGCCTGCCTCACCAAAACCCAAAATCTTTCTCAAGGCTGAGGCTGGCGACGGACTCGCCTCTTTGGCGTGGACCACGTCGGGTATACATCAGAAGCCGGGGATGGTCCAGCCGAAGTTTACCATTTATTACGGCATAGAAAGCGGCATATACAAAAAGAAGATAGAAGTTGGTTCCCTAACTGAGTTCAAGCTTCGCGGATTGAAGAACAGAGAGCTTTATTTCATCAAGGTTCAGGTGTCTATCAAGGGGGAGGATGCAGGCGATACTGGCGGTATGTCTGCCGATTTGGCGCTGTCTTCCAATGAAGTCAAAGTGATGCCCCTCCCGGAAGAAGATCTTGGGTCGATGCTCGAGCGCTCATTCAGGGACAAGGGCGTCACACTGCAGGATAAGGCAGAGACGGAGGAATTCAAGCGTGACCTCAGGCAATTCGGCTACGAGTTTTTCAGGAACAGACTCAGTGGGGCTGTTTCCTCCGACGCTATTCCTGTTGGAGCCGACTATGTGATAGGACCCGGGGATACTTTGAAAGTCGAGCTCTGGGGGACGATTCAGGGCCGTCATGAATTGAGCGTTGATCGAAATGGTGAAATTTTTGTGCCGAGGGTTGGCAATGTGAAGGTCTGGGGGCTTAACTATGCCCAGGCGAAAGATACAATAGACAAGGCTATTTCGCGCTATTTCAAGGGATATGAGCTGAATGTGACCCTTGGGCGCCTGCGCTCTATACAGGTATTTGTGGTCGGTGAAGTGGAAATGCCTGGGACCTATGCAATTACCTCTCTTGGTACAGTAGTGAATGCCCTGTCCTTGGCAGGAGGACCTTCCAAAAACGGCAGCCTTCGCGGGATAACGGTCTCCCGCAGCGGGAAGGTCATTCAAGAGATCGACCTGTACGACATGTTCCTTGCCGGTGACCGCAGTAAGGACATTCGTCTCGAAAATGGCGATACGATTTTCGTGCCTGTCATCGGTCCAGTGGCAGCAGTTGCAGGCGAAGTCAGACGCCCCGGCATTTACGAGCTGAAGGGTAAGACAACGCTCCCCAACCTTCTCTCAATGGCAGGAGGTATCTCAGCAGCCGGTGACCAGGGAAGAGTCCAGGTGGAGCGGATTGAAGGAAACAGCTCCAGGATCATTCTCGATTACGAGCCGAAGGGTCAGCGGTTCGAAGACTCCATGGCCGGAGTCGAAATGCAGGACCGGGATATGGTGAAGGTGTTTCCCGTACAAAAAGTTTTTCGCCGTGTCGTCAGTCTAGCCGGAAACGTCGTGCGTCCTGGGGAATACCAGTTGAGGGAAGGAATGCGCATAAGTGACGTGCTTCCCTCATACGAGGCGCTTCTCCCCGACTCGTACCTCCATGCTGCCGAGATAGTCCGTTTGGTCCAGCCCGATTTTCACAAGGAAGCGGTTACTTTCAATCTCCAGAAGGCACTCGAGGGAGACCCGCAAGAAAACCTGCTCCTGCACGAACAGGATACGATCCGCATCTTCTCTCGAAACGAGATGGAAGAAGCTCCGGCCGTTGCGATCAATGGTCTCGTAGGGAAACCAGGCATCTATGATTTCTATCCCAAAATGACGGTACGTGATCTCGTAACTGCAGCCGGCAATATAAAGAGGAACGCTTTCCTCGAAAGCGCCGAATTGACGAGGGTATCCATCGTCGGGGGAGGGGCGCGTACGATACGTACCAACTTCAACCTCGAAAAAGCCCTTAAAGGAGATCCTGAGCACAATCTCGCTCTGCAGCCTGACGATACGGTTATCGTGCGAGGGGTAGTCGAATGGGCTGAGTCGGTGGATCGTTTTGTGACCTTGGCGGGGGAGGTTAAGTTTCCTGGCGTCTATTCCATAACCAAAGGCGAGAAGCTCAGCTCGGTTCTCAAGAGAGCGGGAGGGTACACCGACAAAGCGTATCTGAAAGGTGCCAAGTTCACCCGGAAATCCGTACAGGAGATCCAGCAGAAGCGAATGAACGAGGTCATAGCCCGAACGGAGAACGAAATTCTGCAGAAGCAGGGTGAACTGTCCTCCCTTGCTTCATCCAAGGAAGAGCTGGAAGCAACAAAGGCCGCACTTGAAGGATTGATGAAGAGTCTTGAAAAGCTTAAGGGGATAAAGGCGGAGGGAAGGGTGGTTATGCGCCTAAGCTCCCTGGAAGAGCTGCCTAAAGGGCCATACGATCTGGAACTGACGGGGGGAGATGTCCTCGAGATTCCCCAGCGATCCAACGTCGTGAATGTAATGGGACAGGTATATAACCCGACTTCCTTCGTGTACGTTGCGAACCGAAACGTTTCTTCCTACCTGAAAAGTGCCGGCGGCCCGACACGTGACGCCGAAAAAGACGATATGTATGTCATAGAGGCTGACGGTTCCGTGTCCAGCCGCCAGAACTCGTCGTTCGGCATTGCTTGGGATGATCACTCCCGCAGTTGGACCTTCGGCGGCTTTATGTCCCGCCCTCTGGAGCCGGGAGATACCCTTGTCGTGCCGCAGAAACTCGAAAGGATTGCCTGGATGAGAGAAATAAAGGACATTACAACCATTCTATCCCAGATAGCGCTTACCGCTGGCGTTATCCTAGCGGCCGGTTTATAG
- a CDS encoding MucR family transcriptional regulator, whose translation MAPTLLELTASIVSSHASMSEMSSEELLQEIQKVYSSLQKLEGTMPEQIEPPEAKGPSVSFKKAFQSDQVFCMICGKGGMKTLTRHLGRVHNMKPGEYRKQFGIPRSQALTAKNFSEARRQMAQDRGLAENLAKAREIRASKLKSRKSQPEKPAKAGRASSKKKKS comes from the coding sequence ATGGCCCCGACACTGCTGGAATTGACAGCGAGTATAGTATCTTCACATGCATCAATGTCAGAGATGTCCAGTGAAGAGCTCTTGCAGGAAATTCAGAAGGTATACTCCTCTCTGCAAAAACTGGAAGGCACAATGCCGGAACAGATTGAACCTCCTGAAGCCAAGGGGCCTTCAGTATCCTTTAAGAAGGCGTTTCAGTCGGATCAGGTCTTCTGCATGATTTGCGGCAAGGGAGGCATGAAGACCCTTACCAGACACCTCGGCAGGGTGCACAACATGAAGCCGGGTGAATACAGGAAACAGTTCGGGATCCCCCGGAGCCAAGCCCTGACGGCAAAAAACTTTTCAGAAGCGCGAAGACAGATGGCCCAGGATCGAGGACTTGCGGAAAATCTTGCTAAAGCTCGCGAAATAAGGGCCTCCAAGCTGAAGTCGCGTAAATCGCAGCCTGAAAAACCGGCTAAGGCAGGACGTGCATCATCGAAAAAGAAGAAATCATAG
- a CDS encoding Wzz/FepE/Etk N-terminal domain-containing protein has protein sequence MAEEEEINLLDLLKVVVKRKMLILKACAVAIAVSVVYSLTLPNIYSASAKVLPPQKDSGGGLSALLGQMGGLASLAGGMGGLTGSGELFLGILKSRSVADAVVKRLDLITMFEAETADDARRTLAGAVQSKIGKDGIITVTAEHTDPKVAAQLANAMVEELGKRSVQLNLTKAGTERVFLEKRIDLVKQDLKQAEDALRSFAERNKTIKVESQASATISGVAKLKAEIAAFEVQLAALRSYQTEESPEVKLLKTSVAKLKGQLSTEEGSGSGGSIPGVGRIPTLGLDYARLFREVKIQEAIFEQLTKQYEAAKLMEAKDASSLQVLDEAVVPTIKSKPKRSIIVILTTVTAFVLAVFLAFLLEYFEKMHPDDRARWQEIKSSIGIMRRKSLPYDQ, from the coding sequence ATGGCGGAAGAGGAAGAGATAAACCTTCTTGATCTTCTCAAGGTAGTGGTCAAACGGAAAATGCTGATTCTGAAGGCATGTGCCGTCGCTATTGCTGTTTCGGTGGTGTACAGCCTGACACTTCCGAACATATATTCGGCTTCTGCCAAGGTCCTTCCTCCTCAAAAGGACTCTGGTGGTGGCTTGTCTGCTCTTCTCGGCCAAATGGGGGGGCTTGCTAGCTTGGCCGGCGGTATGGGCGGCTTGACGGGAAGCGGCGAACTTTTTTTGGGAATTCTCAAAAGCCGTTCGGTGGCGGATGCCGTCGTGAAACGTCTTGATCTGATTACGATGTTCGAAGCTGAAACCGCTGACGATGCGCGCAGGACTCTTGCCGGAGCGGTACAGTCCAAGATAGGGAAGGACGGCATAATTACTGTCACTGCTGAACATACTGATCCGAAGGTTGCAGCGCAACTTGCCAATGCCATGGTAGAAGAGCTGGGAAAAAGAAGCGTGCAGCTCAACCTGACTAAAGCAGGAACCGAAAGGGTATTCCTCGAGAAACGGATTGATCTGGTCAAACAGGATCTAAAGCAGGCTGAGGATGCTTTAAGGTCATTTGCTGAACGAAACAAAACCATAAAGGTCGAGTCTCAGGCTTCGGCAACCATTTCGGGAGTCGCCAAGCTAAAAGCTGAGATTGCAGCTTTCGAAGTGCAACTGGCTGCGCTGCGAAGTTATCAAACAGAAGAAAGCCCCGAGGTTAAGCTACTTAAGACCTCTGTCGCCAAGCTTAAAGGCCAGTTATCCACAGAAGAAGGGAGCGGTAGCGGCGGCTCGATACCGGGAGTCGGAAGAATACCGACCCTTGGACTCGACTATGCACGCCTTTTTCGTGAAGTGAAAATTCAGGAAGCAATATTCGAACAGCTCACGAAGCAGTATGAAGCTGCGAAACTGATGGAGGCAAAGGACGCTTCCTCGCTCCAAGTGCTGGATGAAGCCGTAGTCCCAACAATAAAGAGTAAACCTAAACGATCCATTATAGTAATACTTACCACCGTGACGGCCTTTGTCCTCGCCGTTTTTTTGGCTTTTCTCCTGGAGTACTTTGAAAAAATGCATCCGGATGATCGTGCTCGGTGGCAGGAAATAAAGAGCAGTATCGGCATCATGCGCAGAAAATCACTCCCTTATGATCAGTAA
- a CDS encoding 3-methyl-2-oxobutanoate dehydrogenase subunit VorB gives MKRLFVKGNEAVAIAALEAGCRYYFGYPITPQSDIPEYLSRELPLLDGEFIQAESEIAAINMLLGASATGVRAMTSSSGPGISLKQEGISYMAGSELPGVIVNISRSGPGLGGIDASQADYFQSVKGGGHGGYRIGVLAPASVQEMYDLTLLAFDLADLYRMPIMVLADSVIGQMKEALIPYSRSNIELPVKDWVVRGKGDAEQRVVKSLYLGDGELENHNWKLHAKYQLLKERETRWEEFETEDAELLVVAFGSVARIVETAVMAARQSGLRVGLFRPISLFPFPAKPLHALSERCGKMLVIELNTGQMIEDVKLSVSRDAEIRFYGRPPGTGSLPTPEELLDRIQTSLSEEWITP, from the coding sequence TTGAAACGTCTGTTTGTCAAAGGCAACGAAGCTGTGGCAATAGCAGCGCTAGAAGCAGGATGCAGATACTATTTCGGTTATCCAATCACGCCGCAAAGTGATATTCCTGAATACCTCTCGCGTGAGTTGCCCCTTCTAGATGGTGAGTTTATTCAGGCGGAAAGCGAGATTGCGGCTATCAACATGCTTCTGGGAGCTTCAGCAACTGGTGTTCGTGCGATGACCTCTTCTTCAGGGCCTGGGATATCCCTCAAACAGGAGGGTATCTCTTATATGGCTGGTTCGGAGTTGCCGGGAGTGATAGTCAACATTTCCCGTTCAGGTCCTGGGCTCGGGGGAATAGACGCGTCACAGGCCGATTATTTCCAATCCGTTAAAGGCGGTGGGCACGGCGGTTATCGCATCGGCGTGCTGGCGCCTGCATCGGTCCAGGAAATGTATGACCTGACGCTGCTGGCATTCGATCTGGCCGATCTGTACAGAATGCCGATCATGGTTCTTGCCGATTCCGTTATCGGACAGATGAAAGAAGCATTGATCCCATACAGCAGATCCAATATAGAACTTCCCGTAAAGGACTGGGTTGTACGAGGTAAAGGCGATGCCGAGCAGCGCGTGGTGAAATCCCTTTACTTGGGTGATGGAGAGTTGGAAAACCACAACTGGAAACTGCACGCCAAATACCAATTGCTCAAAGAGCGGGAAACAAGATGGGAAGAATTTGAGACGGAAGATGCGGAACTTTTAGTCGTAGCGTTCGGATCGGTGGCTAGGATCGTGGAGACTGCTGTAATGGCGGCAAGGCAATCGGGGTTGCGGGTTGGGCTCTTTCGCCCCATCTCACTCTTTCCGTTCCCTGCAAAGCCGCTACATGCACTGTCTGAACGGTGCGGAAAGATGCTGGTGATCGAGTTAAACACCGGACAGATGATTGAAGATGTGAAGCTGTCTGTGAGCAGAGATGCCGAGATACGGTTCTACGGAAGACCCCCCGGCACCGGGTCACTCCCTACTCCTGAAGAGCTCCTTGATCGTATCCAGACATCATTGTCAGAGGAGTGGATTACTCCCTAA
- a CDS encoding 2-oxoacid:acceptor oxidoreductase family protein, with protein MRSDLFISGFGGQGVLLVGNLIAYAAIHEGKNVSFFPSYGVEKRGGAAMCTVVVAEGKVGSPVIGAPSATIVLNQASMEKYAERVRQGGLLIVNSSLINYEPFTRNDIRVIAAPMNEIAMGLGDSRLVNMVAAGIYASRTSTVGISSLITALSQVLPERNHRYIPLNVKAIEAGAAFDGDLKAATIYKDNA; from the coding sequence ATGCGTAGTGATCTGTTCATTTCCGGTTTCGGTGGTCAGGGGGTGCTGCTCGTAGGCAATCTCATTGCCTATGCTGCGATTCACGAGGGTAAAAATGTTTCTTTCTTCCCTTCGTATGGGGTCGAAAAAAGAGGCGGCGCTGCCATGTGCACAGTCGTAGTCGCGGAGGGGAAAGTTGGCTCTCCGGTTATCGGCGCTCCCTCCGCCACAATCGTCCTCAATCAGGCATCGATGGAGAAATATGCAGAGCGTGTGCGTCAGGGGGGGCTACTCATCGTCAACTCGTCTCTCATAAATTATGAACCATTTACTCGAAACGACATTCGTGTGATTGCAGCTCCAATGAACGAGATCGCGATGGGGTTGGGGGATTCGCGCCTTGTGAATATGGTGGCCGCCGGCATCTACGCCTCCCGTACCAGCACAGTCGGTATCTCTTCATTGATTACAGCACTGTCGCAGGTTCTGCCTGAACGGAACCACAGATACATTCCGCTCAATGTGAAGGCTATCGAAGCCGGCGCGGCGTTTGACGGCGATTTAAAAGCGGCTACAATCTACAAGGATAATGCTTGA